TCATGACACTTCTTAGGAAATGACACAGTAATGCCCTCTGTGTGGGAAGATCCAATGAACTTCATTTGGGGCAGAAATTTTTGTCTACAGAGTTCTTGGCTGACGTTgagtctttaatctcagctcctAAGAGCCAAAGGCTGAtgatccctatgagttcaaggccagtctgggccacacaAATGAGATCCATTCCAAaactaaataattaattaattaaagatgaaaattaaaaaaatagaattcttgTCTGGACAGTGTTGGATGATTCTTTCCGTgaggaggagaaagccagctgagagctgaagacagaggcaagaagtGCAGCAATTGGTGGAGGGCCAGGGCTAGGGCAGACCCACTCAGGGCACAGTGACTCAGGACTCCGATTCTCTTCACACATGCCAGTATTTGTCTTGGGTCCTGATCTCAAAGAGGCATTGTCCCCTGCTTCCACTTCAGTCCAGGCAAAGGAAATAAGGGTATGAACTATTCTCTGAGGACGTGCATGCTTGTTATGGTTTCTGATGATAGCTTGACCCTAGCTAGCTAAAATGGAATGTTGAGGGTGAAGAGCCCCGAATTATCTTGGGCTATCTTAGGCTCTTTAATGTTTTGGTTTATTGGGAAACTGAGTCTTGTGATCcaactgtctcagcctccccatgtgctggaattacaggccttaTCTTAGCTTTTGTATCTGATTTGATATCTTCACAACTGTTAGATGAAATTGTTGGCACAAAGCTTAGATGACATCTCACCTCCAGCAATGCTGAAGCTAAAATGCGGTAGGTGACAGAGATTTCCCCGCTCTGCTGTATTCCACTTGCCTGATGCCACTAATGCAATCCCAAATGAATTGACTACACCTTTCTTCTCCGCCTAAAAAAGTTACTGTAGCCTCCCCCACAACGAACCTCACCATTCCAGACAACGCTACCTCACTGAGCTATGGTCCTTCATATTTGGCTCAGAAAAAAaaggtataatttttaaaagcaatgtcttttgtgtttgtttgagacagagtctctctcacTTTGCAGGCTGGTGAAGTTGCCCTGGACTCctgctccatctcctgagtgcagggCTCAGAGTGCTTCTCTTACCCGGACAGGGACAGAGTTCAGGATGGGTGGAAGAGGGTGACCAGGATATGGAAATAGAGCAGACTAGTTAGCAGAACACTTAggtttgccttttcctccattttcagGACTTGAGGGCATGTGTAATCAAATTATGTGTCCTATGCATGAAATTCTGGATGCCCACAGACTGGTCTGCCTCACTCGCTGCAGGATCACAGATCTGAAATTGGGGCTGCCTCCACCCCAGGAAGAATCAATTTAGGTGATATGTTCAAATAAAGAGACAAGGAAATTTTAACCACCCCAAGCATGCAATATACCACAATCCCACACAGCTTAAGTCCACTCACATTTGCTCTGCCACTAGGCCAAGTGAAGATCAAAGGGCACGAGAGGTTAGCAAGGTTTTGGTGTCTGTCAGGAAGCCGGGGCAGCATCCTGATCACAGGGGCTTTGTACTCATCATCCACGTTTACCTGGTCCACAATCAGCGAggctctctccccagcctccaccccACAGTGTCCTCCCACACAGTTCTGTGCCCACTCTGGAGCTGGCCAACGTGGGACTCTCTCTCCAGACAGTCCACGTGGATAGAATGCTCCCACTTGCCTGATGTATGAAGCCTCAGCCAGGAGTCAGCTCCTTCCTCATTAATCTCTAATTggaatattttctcctttctgtgaAAGAGGACTCATAACTGAATCTGCGGGTTTTCCACTATTGTCAGCGAAATCGTCAAAGTGTAAGGGGCAGGCAGTGAATGAGCAGGGGAGTCCTTGCTCTCAAGCCCCCTTGGTGTCAATGATAGCGTTAAGAGTTCTGGGTTTTTACTAGGATGTGGGCATACATATaatagtgttttgattattatgagtCATGTGCGAGGCGCTTGACATTAGAGCATTAAATGGGAAGGAGAGCTTTCCAGGGGCAAAGGTGTCTCTTTCTTCCCTAACGTAGGGGTATATTTTAATCCGGTGTGGCACCTGCCCCTATCCTTTTTTCTCATTGTAATAAGCTTCTAATGAGCCTGAAGCCATTTTGGGTGTCGATGTGTCTGAACCAGCAGAATCTGGTCTGGAGCCTCCCTCCGCGGTTGGGAATGTGTGACAGTGATGGCTGGCAGCTGGGAGCACGTGGTTGTCAGCATCTAGGTTTTAACTGAGTGCCAGGGCAATGGGGTACCAGCATCTGAGGGGTCTGGTTTGGGGACATAACCATAGGTTCAGTCAGATGTTCACTGACTTGGCCAGGTTACATGACCAGTAAGTGGGGAAGCGGGCTGCCAACTAGAACTTTCTGGCACCCAGAAATACAGCCAGCCTTGTAAACTTATTCTTCACACAAGTTTGGTCCTGATTCCTGGCCAAGAACCTCATCTTTCCCTTTGATTGGACACCAGATTGCATTAGCTCAACAAATAACCAGGGGCATTAACCGTTGGTTTTAATTGAGTCATTCAGGTCCTTACAGCTTCCTAAGGAGTACCACCCATCCTCCAAATGGAGACTCCACCTAGATGCCTTCCTCCTGGGAAGATGCTGGGCACCTTCTACTATGCTTTTCTAAGTTGTCAGGGGTTGGGATGAGTGAGGGGTAGTTTCTTCCTGATCCTGAAAGGAATTTCCAGAGACTGACAGCCAACTCAGGTCACTGTGCTCTCTGAAATCGGGGGTGGTGGGAGTGACCCTGTCCGTGTCTCTGTGCACCAGATGGGCAGTTTCTCATGGGAGGTCCAGGTTGGACACGTTGTGTCATTTAGTTTTCCCATCTGCAAGGCACACCCCTTGGGTATATGGTACTTGCAATTTCAAGATTTTGTTCAagttactgaatttttaaaaatagattttgagCCCCGCCTGTATTCCCAACACTTAGGAGTCTAGGCTGGAGGATTGCAAGTTTTAGTTTGGGCTACAcggtaagatcttgtctcaaaaatcaaaggtTACCAAATTTTGAGACTAAAAGTGAATTCCAAATTTcaatgatccttctgcctcccaagtgccagaattatAAATTGGAGTCAAACCTGACTccctctgtttttttgagacaaggtttctctgtgtagccctggccatcccaGAACTCGCTcaatagatcaggctggcctcctaaCTCaaggagattcacctgcctcagtctaagtgctgggattataaattggATTCACCACACGACTCCCTGATGGCCAgcccggaactcgctctgtagaccaggctagcctccaaactctgcctcccgagtgctgggattaaaggtgtgcaacaccactcGGCCCCTCTGATTCTTTCTAGCTTTTTATTTACCAGTGTCTGGGTACTGACATTCCAAACTTAAGTCACTTTAAGCCTAAAAAATCCAACTGAATTAGGGGAGAGAAACCAGAATAAACATCTAGGGGGTTAGGGTATGGCTCATTAGAGCACCTGGTTTTAATACGCCTAAACCTAATATACCAGGATAAACGCCGGAGAGGCAATCTGACCAGTCCAAGCCACAGGCTAACATCTGAGCCCAGAGCTCAAGCCTTGGCAGTTCCGTTTCAATTCCTCTGCCAGTCCCTTATTTCCAATGCACACAAAGACAACCATAGTTAATCAAGTCAACGCTTTTTATTATCTGTTACATGCTTTATAGAAAGAGGTGTGGAAAACAGGCCagggttgtaaaaaaaaaaagttactttctACACATTGTTCTATTTACACGCAGCTGAGGGGAAATCCCACTTCAGGCGCAGCAGCTGCACTTGTCGGAAGCTTCTTTGCAGATGCAGCCCTGGGAGCACTTCGCACAGCCCACGGGACAACAGGAGCAGCAgcctgaggggggggggggggggaagaagagtCGACCGTGAGAGGCACACCACCTGGATGCCactgggatgggggggggggacgggctAGGGACCGATGGGGAGCGGAGGGTAAAGGGGAGAGAGGATCCAACTTACTTTTCTTGCAGGTGGTGCATTTGCACTGTTTGCATTTGCAAGACCCGGCGCAGGAGCAGGATCCATCTGTAGGAAAAAGGCAGTGAGCAGTGAGCGTGACCCAGCGCATCTAGACGCAGAAGTTCCTCCAGGCACTCAGGTGCAAATCCTTGCTCCAGCTTGGGCGAGCCACTATATCTCAAGGGCTTGTTAAAAGACGGGGTTCTCCAGAATTTGTTGGGAAGGGGCCGCCGGTAGTACCCTGAAAGTGACTAGAAGGGGCCCCAAATAGCCTATCTGGCTCTCCCAGAAACTCGGGTTGCAGAGCCCAATCAGCAGCCCCCCTTACCTGTGGCACAGGAGCAGTTGGGGTCCATGATGAGTAGAGGCGGCGGCTGAAAACCGTGAGAGAACGAAGTTGGAGAGCTAGGAGGAGGCGTGATGTAAGGAAGCGTGTGGACGCGGGACTTTATAGAGGGAAGAAGTTGGGGCGAGTGCAAAAGCTCCGCCCAGGTAGAGCACCACCTGccaccccccccgcccccgcctccTGCACACGCCCCGCAGCCTGCGCACGCCCCGCTGTCTGCAAGCTTCTCTCTTCCTGCACGTGGAACACTGCCTGCACACGCCCCCGCGCTGAGTCACGCCCCTCTCCGCACGGCGCGGGGACTGAGCTCACTGGGCTGAGCGCAAAGGGTCTGCGCCCGGGTCGGGGCCAGTTCCGGGAAGCTTGCCCACCCTTGAGTTGCCACGCGCCCGAGGGAGCGAGGGGCCGGGTGCAGAGGATTATCGCTTATCGTGTGCGCTAACCTGGATGAAAGCGGGGCTAGGAGACCCTGCTTACAGGAAAATCAAGTTGGAAGTGTGAACAGGTTTCAAAAACCAGTCGTAGTCCAGGCTTAGTCGCTGTTGGTGATGTCCCCACCGTGTTTCCCGTGCTGCGGGGCGTTGTGTTAgaactttcatttttccttacaaTTCATTATTCTCACAGTAGAAGTTGGAAGGGGAGGCGCAGTCACATAGTCGCTTGCCCAACATGTGTAAGGTTCCAATTCACTGAGGCGCCAGCACGTCGCCAGAGACTTGCGACTGGGAAGACACAAGCCTTGTGCTAAGGACACTTATTCTAGGGGGCAGCGTTGAAGGTCTGCTGGAGGTGGAATTCAAGGGCAGGGGAGCAGTCCAGTCTGCGAGGATATAGACCAGTGTTTGCCAAGCAGGATGGGCCAGATGGCAGTGTTCTGGAACGCGTGGCAGGAAGGCGCCCCAtaagcttcccccacccccagcccatgGGTGGGTGCTGAGGGGAATAGTGGAGGTGGCAGCCAGATTTCTCTCCCTGGAGGCACAAGGTGTTTCCCCGCTTGCTCAAGCCTGCTGAAATCATACTTGAAGTCATAAGTAGGAAGGTCTGTGTCATCTGAGGAGCCGGGAAACAGTTACTGGAAGCTTCCTGGCAGGCTCCGGTAGACACTCAgggaagcagtgtgtgtgtgtgtgtgtgtgtgtgtgtgtgtgtgtgtgtgtgtgtgttggggagtggTGGTGCCACAGGACAGGCTGTCCTTGCAGCTCTTGCTGTAAACTGGGGAAATGCCTTCTTGGCTCAGTGATCACTTTCTCCTGGATACCTTCCAGACCCGATGCCCATGGCTGCCAGTGGCAGGTGTAGTTAATATCCTGTCCTTTCCCTTCCCGGCACTTTCCATGGCTGCACTGTGTTTGAACCTTAGCCTGATTGATTTCTGCGCTCCTGTACTCCTTCCCAGACTGAACTCAGAGTAGTCCTTGCCCCGGTTGGACTGTCTTCAGCCTCGAGCCAGAATAGAGCTGGCGGTCACCACTTGCTAAATCTGGTAAATTCATGGAGGTTACCCCGGCACTATGACTCCAGCCTGGTTCCCGCTTCCCATTAGGACTctgatttagaaaataaaaggggggggggctggagagatggctcagtggttaagagcattgcctgctcttccaaaggtcctgagttcaattcccagcaaccacatgatggctcacaaccatctgtgatgaggtctggtgccctcctctggcctgcaggcagaatattgtatacataataaataaatatttttttaaaaaaagaaaatgaaagtaggCTGGATGTAGTGGCcaatgcctttcatcccagcactcaggaggcagaggcaagtagatttctgtgagttcaaggctagcctactcagtgagttccagtctAGCCTTGAGTTAGTTACTTAATGAGATTctctctcaacaaacaaaaaaaaatacaacaatgaAAAAtgcaacaatgaaaaagaaagtcaaatttGGCCTGTGTGACCCAGGCTTCTAACCCTAGCACTCTGGAAGCCCAGGCGAGATTGTAAAACTGAGGCTCTCCTGGGCTACATACTTAGaatgtctcaaaagataaaatgagggctaggaatgtagcttagtggtagagtgcttgcttagaatATGTGGGACCCTAGGTTTTATTCCCAAAATggcaaattgtgtgtgtatgtgtgtgtgtgcgtgtgtatgtctttgcatgtgtttgtatgtgcacaaaAGCTCAAAAAAAGTCACCACCCTGATATCTGTCACTCACTGAAGTGAGAACATCACGAAGGGTGGGGAGAGGTGAGCCGCCTGATGGAGTCTGGCCCCTCATTTGCCCTTGGGGTGCGCTCTCCTCCTTTACCTCCCCGATTCCTTCCACCCCTCTGTCTACCCCAGACACCGAGCCACATTTGTAAACTCTTTACCTTTACCCAGCTACACCCCCAGACTTCTGTGTAGTTCCACACCCCTGTTTACTCATTTGTCAAATAATCAGATGATACTAAAACTCAGTGGTCACCTCCAGACACCCTCGGATTTGATTacgttattattttctttcctccatgtTGCCGTGTGTGGGCGTATGCAtggcttgcatgtgtgttttccgTGAGCATGCTCGTGTCCCTGTATGTGGAGGTCCCAGGCTAATATCAGGAATTATCCTTCATTTTGCctatgtggtggtctgaatgccAATGGCCCCTATGTGCTCAtgggtttgaatgcttggttctcaGTTGGCGGACTGTTCAGGAAgaagagtaggtgtggccttgttggtgaaGGAGTGTGTTGTGGAACATTAATTTTAGATGTGTTCCATtcgtttatgttgtggaatatttaatgatgcaaagatgcgtTACATTTGTTTGGTTAAAGATTAACCTGGGCTCAGGAGGCCGAGTCAGCAACTAGCTgcaggaagtggtagggaggaacCATGTGTAGCTAAGGTTCTTAAGTGGGGGTTAAGCGGAAGGATGAGCTGTTTTAGGGGAGCCTCCAGCTAGGAGAGGTTAGCTACTTGCTAATCAGTCTCTCTGAGCAAGCAGAATttcacctcaacctttgaatcctgagttctGTAGAGAGGTAGAGATCTAGGTGAAGCCATTTAGCTGCAGTGACAGAGCCAGTCTGTGAGGAAACAGAATCCCCGCTGGCTACAGCCACTGCAGCCGTATAGCTACCGGTAGGTAGATGTGGGGCTGTAATTGCTGATTAGGACAGCACTTGCTTAAGGGGCAGCTActgaatttaataaaaaacaacaggagtgggctttgaggagGCCCACACCACTCCAGTCGGAGCTCTTCTGGCTGCTGTTGTGTCTCAGGTGTgatctctcagctactgctgcagCTCGGCCGGCTGGccggcctgcctgcctgcctgcctgcctgcctgcctgcctgcctgcctgcctccctccctccctgcctgcctgcttgcctgcctccctccctgcctgcctgcttgcctgcctgacTGTCTGCCTGCCATCATGCTCCCTGTCATTGTGGTCTGGGgctcaccttctgaaactgtaacaaagtccaattaaatgctttcttttataagttgcctttgtcGTAGTGTCTCTTCTTAACATGGTGAGGAGCACCGCTGTTCCAAGGTGGCCTGGTACTCATGGTGCCAATGCCTCAGccacctaagtgctggaattataggggTGTACTACCACATGTGGCATGTCTGCTTTTAGGGCCATGATTACAGAAGTCCCAGCGAAGTCCCACTGTCTGGTAGCCTTAGCTGGGCACTGAccagctttttgttgttcttgtccTTTATATATGCATTCATTATGCACCAAGTGGCTGGCCTTTAATAACCCATTACAATCCATCCACCGGAAGTCTCCAGCTCAATGCAGAGGGCACAGGGTTTGCTTTGCTGGCACCACAGCAGTGGTGCCCTTGTGTTGCAGAAGATCGTGAAAGAATTCCAGACAGTAGAAGTTGAGTTATTGGAGTTTGATTTTGATGATTTGATTGTGACTATGCCCTGGTTGAGGTAagcaagtatttaattttttaaaaaataattttataggagAGCCCACAGCTGAGAGACTTGGGATTTGtaaagactttgaattttaaaagagattggctgtttgggttttgttgttgtggtggttcTTGGAAATGGTCTTTTTTCAaacccctggctgttctggaactcacagacatctgcttgcctctgcctccagagtgctgggattagaggtgtgcgccaccatatcCAGCTGAGAGTGGCTGTTTTAAAGAGACTGagcttttaatgtgtttgaatttgtaaagacatTAATTTGTGGGcttctttataaagttatttatattttagtgtgAGATCTTAGtgatgaatgagaaaggaaactgtGCCTTAAAGTGATGTGTTTATGCTTCAGGTTGGTAAGGGGTCAGTTGTACTGGTTAGTTTCGTAGCAACTTGTCACAAGCTAGTCATCGGCAAGAAGGGAGCCTCAATTTATAAAATGCTGCTAGAAGACCCATAAGCTGTGGGAGAATCTGcacagcattttcttaattagtgatcgaaggggaggggcttggtccatGTTGGGTGGTCCACCCCTGaattggtggtcctgggttctataagaaagcaggctgagcaaaccgcGGGGAGCAAAGTCAGTAAGCAGccgccctccatggcctctgcatcagctcctgcctccaggatcctgtcctgatttcctttggtTGAAGCATAGACGgaataaaccctgtcttccccaagttgctctggTCATACTGTTTATTACAATAGTCACCCTAACTCAGCccccttcaaacaaacaaacaaacaa
This is a stretch of genomic DNA from Arvicola amphibius chromosome 15, mArvAmp1.2, whole genome shotgun sequence. It encodes these proteins:
- the LOC119802074 gene encoding metallothionein-2; the encoded protein is MDPNCSCATDGSCSCAGSCKCKQCKCTTCKKSCCSCCPVGCAKCSQGCICKEASDKCSCCA